The DNA region CAGGTACCTGACAGCTGAGGACCTGGGGCTACCTCAGCGTGAGCTTTCATTTATATCAGGCAGCATTTGCTCATTCATCTCTTTGATACCCAGATAATGATCTCTGGCTTCAGCAACAAATAAGTTTTGAATATTGATTCACTTTTGCCCTGCTATCCCCCAATCTAAACAAATCAATTCCCCAGCAAGTGACAGGCACTTCTCCCTGCTATCCCCCAATTTAGATAAATCAATTCTTTAACAAGCGAGTCATCCCCATTTAGTAAAGCACTATGAAAACGCACTTCAATAAATCTCTTCAAGTTTcctacagaggaaaaaatatggttttaatATACAATTTCATataattgttttaataaaaggagCCATTAACTATGGTGCTGTAATGCAAGTTGTATTACAGGTAAAATTTCATCTCCCCAGTCTCAATGGGGGACACAGAGGACCTGACACAGGACAGAAAAAGGACATTTGTTAAATAGGTGTTCAGCCAGGGAGAAAGCTAATTTGCTTTGGGCTCAGTGCTTTGTCTTTGCTTTCAACACCAACTATTTGAACTCAAAAACTGCCAGGCATACTAGCACATTAGGATCTATCAAAATTCAAATAAGATGCATAATCTAAATAATGTAGTGTATAAATTGACTTTAAGGACTGAAGAAGTTGCATATGCATCTTTTAAGGTCTGtagcagcaaaaggaagacaTCCATATTTCCCCTTTACTTTCCAATCTGCCATTTCATGTCTTTAGGCACTGTTTTTATACTGTTATATTGGgaatgcaaatatttcacaaaactTTCTATAAGCTTGAATACAATTCTAAGCATTTACATTTCCCTGTAACTCAGTAAAACCATAAACCCATTAAACAGTATTTCCACCAAAATCAACCTGACAATCCCCAGAACGAGCACTTCCAATCCAGTCTCCTGTTTCAAGGACGCTTCCAAAGTCCTCACGTCCCCTGAAGAACATTTTGACATTAACAACCAAAGTCTTCAGCTTCACTAAAACCAAGAAAGGCAAGGCTGTCATGCAGTTCAGCATCCATTCAGCTCCACTTCTTGCATAAAGATTTCCCCAAGAAACACCACTAGCTGTACAGAAATGAAGGTATCAGAACAGGATTAATTTCCTGTGTCATCTCACATCTCTAGCACAAAGAATGATCTTCCCCAGCTCTCTAATTTGGTGGGTACTTCCAAAGAGAAAGGCAATGGGAAAAATACGTTAGCATTGATAATTGCAATCAAAATGAGTTAGCAGCCAGTTCTCCAGATAAACTGGATGGCCAACCCAAAGACAatcacctgcagcccctggcagtgcagcagagccagcccagaggaatAAGGCACACAGCTTTTTCTCAATCACACCACTCAGTGGAGGGGAGCAATTCGGATAAGAATAAATAATCAACTTTGCAGACAAAAGTACAGTGCATAACAACCTCGTCCTACCAGAGCAGTTGTCACAGCCAGAAGAAACTGAAGATCCTTAAGACAAAATCCTTGCTGCTAAGAGTTACAGGAACCACAGAGGGACATGGATTGTAAGGCTCAGTGACAAGGCCAAGGGAGCTGTGTGCAGGCCTCCTCCACTGCTTTGACCATGTCTGCAAGTGGAGTCTCTCTAAGCTGATAAACTCCAAAGTTAAAGTTAGAGAGAAATGAAGGATGGATAAATGACAAGATTAGAAAagcctggcaaaaaaaaaaaaaaaaccacacacaaaaaaaaaaaaaaaaaccaaacccaaaaaacatttAAACCTTCCAAGGCTCCCCTACTGCATTTCATTGATTCCTTCCATATTTGGTAAAGAAACACATAAACAGCAACACTGAAAACCTAAAAtaaaaggctttattttctctaaacagcatttgttttccgttctttttttaaaaaaaagtcttttaacACTTTCAACATTTgttcaataaaatgaaaatatacaaCAGCCTTGTAAATCAACATCTTTTCTTCTACTTCAAAAAATATATGCATCCTTCACATCAAAAGCACACATTGATTACTTACAACACAAAAGCTTCGTGGCTGTACAACCCTGAGGGTTCCCACACAAGCATGAACACACTTGCGTGCACAAGAAAGGCAGCACACAACTGGTGAACTGTTTGTTCAGGTGGTAACACCTCAAAGCCTTTAAGGATTTTTAGCATGGAAAGACTGGCAAACCCCAGCAACTGCATGTTATGGGCCTCTCGTGGCTGGTGgaagttttctgcatttaaatgtCTCCTAAAGGTTCTGCTTGTTACAAGCCTGAGTGTCTACAGCCACTGGCTAATTCTTTTAGCAAATTTCATTCTTGAGAATTGAGCTCAGCTTTGGGCCCATAAGAAGTCACAAGAGAGGGCTTGATGGCAATCCAAATAATTGCCTGAAGAGTAAGCAATGAACAGCCAGAGGCTGAGCACTTCTCTGGCACAAACAGCTCCATTTGATCCTTCTGTCAAGTGACTGAAGTGCACAAAGAACTGGAACTCAGGATATCAGCATGGCATTCACAAAACAGCCACAAGAATGAGATGGAGAAACCATTATCAGGCTTTGGCAAAGAAATTTTTATCTCAGTCCTCACTCATTGAAGTGCTAAAGAAGAGGCTGATATTCAAAGGCTACGAGGTGAAAATTCAGAGGCTCGTGTTTAAGAATGGTAAATGGGGACATGTACCCATAACCACCAGCATTTCATACCATCCAAAATGGTAAGGCAAGTTACACGGGATTTCCCCCACATCACCATTAAGAATTAAACCAATTGTAAATTAAAGGGATGTCAAAAGATAGTTTTTAAAGATGGTGATAGGAGGCTCTGAGGCTTATGCTCACTTGTCAGCCCCTTGCTTCCATGGAATCAAAGATTCTATGTTATTCTGCATCGTAAAACACCCAGCTCAGTGGCCAGAAATCAAGGTCtggctttcttttctcctaTTTCCTACACATACAATATGGTGCACCAAGGATTGACAGCTCAAAACATCCTGCCAGCACCCTCAATGTCACACCAGTTTTGCATTAATGTTACCTTCACATTAACAATGCTTTTAACACCTTCTGCCTGCCTGTGAAACAAGGTCTAGCAGCAGCAACTCACGCCGTTCTAGAATTGTGTAGTGGAATGTCACTAgtcatttgctgctgctgagcttgcACAATCAGGTGGAGCTGTCTCTTTGCAATGGCCGTGTTTAAATCCCATAGAAACTCCAACAGCTTGCCCTGGAGGAGAGTCTCCATGGGCACGAACTGCAGAACCTGCTGGGGAGAGTCCGTGTCCAGCAAAGAGCTCACGAGCGCACTCAGATGCTGCAGATACTCCAGAACGGGCGCGGGGAGGCCTCGGTACCCGACGCACAGCAGAGCGGCGCCGCTCCGCAGGGGCTCCCGCGAGGTCGGGCACGCGAACGCCACGCTCCGGAAGCAGCGGTGCAGGATGAAGACCAGGCCGGCCGTGAAGCGCGTCAGGCAGGAGAGAACAGGCAAAACCAACGCATCTCCTGCCGCCAGCTGCGCCAACGAATGCAGAACACActccaaaagctgctgctggtacTCGGGTTCTCCATCGTACagcaaagagaagctgaaagTCAGGAGCGTGGCTGCGTCCATGGGCTTTATTTCCATCCTGGGCTGGCTTTCTGTGTCACAGAGGGTGGGAAAGCCCACCACAAGGCACTTGAATTGGTCACTACAACTTTCATTTAGGACTTCCTGATGGCACCTGGAAAGGTCAGACACTTTTGCCAGTATGAGTTCCACAGGAAGAACTTCACAAGAGTGACAAGGCTGCAGCGTTGATCTGCTTTTCAGCCTCCCCCCACCCAACTCCTTCACAGCTTCATTAAGATTTTCTAAAACCTGAACATCACAAAATGGAGAACACTTTACTCTTGGCAATCTTCTTCCTTCCAAAATGTACCAAAAGCTACATTCAAGGTTAGAAAATGATTCTTCCAGGACACACACGTTCCCAGCATTATTTAAACTATGTTCCTCAGCCCAGTGATTTAAATAGCCCTTTGCCAGTTTATCATTCCATGTCAGGGTTTCCATCATCTTCCTTTCATTGTACGtactaaaatatttgtttctttgccCAAACCATTTCGCATTCATGCTGCAACCAGCCTGGGATTTCTTGACAAGCCAGTTATTTCTGCCAATGGGTTTCAGGTGGAACTTTTGCATGAAGAACTCTACTGCACAGTCTCTTAACTTGTTCAGTTTCACCTGCTCTGCTTCTTCCATGTGCTCAAAAAGACGGATATTCTCAGAGATAGTCTCTACCTGGCACTTGTGAAAGAACATGCAACACTCTTCATGTGTTTTAAGGAATGATTCTGGAAGTGTATGCTGGGAGAAAAGAGCTTTGTTGACCATTTCTGATCCAAAGTTCTGTGTCATTTTAGGAAGAAGCAGATGAAGGCTTTCTCTGCCCATATAGCGAAGGCAAACCACATAGACCTCTGAGTTTCCAGCTTTGCTGGTGGCTGGTTTAAAGACATGCACCTCCTCAAAAGCACAGTTTAGCAGAAAGAGCAGGTTGATAGAACAGTGTTCAAACAGAGTGAACATCTTCAAAACAAAGGATCCTCCAGTGCCCAGGATCATTAAAGCAGTGACTGTTTCACAGTAATGAAGGGGTGAGACAAGAGCTTCCTGCTCACCTGGATTTCCCTGGCAATCAAAGCTGCCATCAGCAGTTACCAAGTGGACTGTGGTCATACTGCTCACAAAGCTCTGAAGTCCTGTTAGATGTCTTAATGTCATCACATCCCCAGTGTTATCTGGGCCAAAGTACCACCAAGGTAATGTATTTGCTATCAGACGGTCATCCATGATCATCATAAGGATGTCATTGGCTTCATGATAAGGGTTTAGAGTATTAGCTATCCAATTCCAGTGGCAAGGGACATGGTGGGACTTCAAGAAGTGGTTAAGGCTGGCTATAAAAGCTCCAGGTGCTTCACAGAGGTGTACAGAATTCAATTCTCCATCCTGAAGAGCTTCTtgtgggagaagagaaaaactgCACAGGATCTCATGAAATTTGCACCATGCCTGGGTACAGAGCTCAGCATTCACAGATTTCTTCACGTGAGGTAttattttccctgctttatTGGTAAATGAGGTGTGCTGATGCCAATCCTCCAGGTTCTTATCACTCAGCTGGTTCTTCACTTCATTCATTGAGTCCTTCAGGGCCAGGAGTGAGTGAAATTCCACATGATCAGATGTAAAAGCATTGCTGGGATCTGGCAGCTTCCATTCATCATTCACTGGCTTAGTGTAAGTAAACTTCTTCTCAAAGAGGTTCTcaatttcagaaagaatttcAGGACTGAACTTTTCAATGCTGGTCTTCTGGTTAACATAAGGCTGCTTACATTTATCCATTCTTGGGTGGACTCACAACCTGGACAACATCAGGGGAGAAGAAACCATGTCATTCCAATCATACCAGTACAGAAATAGGAAAacctttttataaaaaataaaaatgtgcctTGCTTAACAACTATACTCCAGAACAGAGGTAAATGCTTCATGGAATGATGCACCAATGAGGAATGTAAATGAGGGCTATCCTAAATAAAATCATTTGAAAATCAGGAGGTTCACCAGTTCAATTGCCCTTCTTGCTATTTACACAGCAAGCGAAGAAGAGTTTGCTGGTGCTGGGCCCTTCACTGACTCTGAATACTCTGCTCACTATATGGATCTAAACACTTAAATATCTCTCTCAGTCACAAAAGAGAACACACCACAAGCTCTCCAAATTCAGCAAGTGGCCCAGAAATGTTATCATCTGATTATAGCAGTGTTTATCCAAGAGCTCTAAGTATGGAGGGTGGGGAGCCACAAGCAAAGGCAACTTTGAgagggagcacagctgctgctcctccaatTTCCCAAGTGGGAACAACCCTCCCACCTCTTCCACCAGACCCAGTATAATGCTGGGGTAGCCCCTCACTGGCACCCTCGAGAGCTGCCCCTCAGCTGAAGGGCCCTGGAGGGATGCTGGACACCAGCCAGCGAGCAAaacctttcccttcctctgctcagcattcctgctctctgccaggcGACTGCAAACCCTTATGGCTTCCTTGAATGACTGAAAAAACTGTGATAAACCTGAAGTGAGAGGACTTGGTTGCAGCTGTGGTCAATGGGAATACGAGCTTGATGTTAAAGAAGAAAGCAGTGCTAAGTGCTGTGCTGCGAGTGGGTAAAGGCCAACAAATAGGAGCACACTCCACGCAAAGCTGACGAGGCTGCTGCAATCTGCTCCACCGCTcagcacaaagcacagagcGCACAAGTGACAGGCACTAACCAGAAATCAGCCAGCCAGCAATTTATTCCAAACTAAAATGTTCatttaagcaaaataatttaatcaaaaTTACCACCCGAGATAGGCTGAGAGATTTCCTATCTCTTTAACCATCCCTCAAGCCCTCGCATTCCCACAAACGCAAAATACAATGACCTTAAGTGTTACATAACAACGGAGTTTGAGAAGATATTGGATTAAAACTGAAAGAGCTGAGAAAGTTGGAAACAATGGCCACCCTCAGCACTTTACCCCTCAAACCTATGCAGCACCTCAGACCACAGCCCACATCTGTTTGCCCTCATCACCATCAGCCCTCTGAGGAGAAGAGAGGCACATGGCCACACGCACAGCTGAGGTTTTATCTTGCTTTTTCCCAATTTAAGGCCTTTCAATGGGGCAGGTTTAATTTCACTATCCTCTATGCAGATAGGCCCTGGCTTTAATCTCATCCTTTCTTGTAGGATGTTCTTGGTAAagaggaaaactgggaaaaacacAGACCATTGTGTCCTTGTCTAGTTTATTCCATTTGAAACACCAACTATGAGTATGGGCTTTTAATTACAGCTCACCCCAGTTATGCATAGGAgaagtttgggttggaagggaccttaaacacCATCTGGtcccaaccccctgccatgggtaagggataccttccactagaccaggttgctcagacctccatccaacctggccttggagacttgcagggatggggaagccacagcttctctgggcaacctgtaccCAGAGAGGCccttaccaccctcacagggaagaatttcttcctaacatccaatctaaatctcttctcttttagtttaaaaatgctTCCCCTTGCCACACCACTATCTGCTCATGTAAAAGGTTACTCTCCTCCTTTTGTATATGCCTCTTTTAAgtactggaaggggctctaagaGCTCCCCAGAGCATTCTGCAAGGCAGAACAACGTCAGCTCTCTTAGCCTGtcccagaggtgctccagccagAATGCTAATAAGCTCAACCCTAAATCCAAGCTCACACAGCACATAGCAAGAGCAGGCAAACGCCTGCTTTTTCATCATCATTTTCCAGACCCCTTCCGGCCAGGACCGGCCTCTGGGCTCGCCCCGCCGCGCAGCTCCTCACCCATCCCCGCGCTCCGCTTCCGGCCCGGCCGCCTCACTCCGCCCCGGCCGCTCGtagcgccgcgcccgcccgaGGCGcctccccgcgccgcccgctCCCTACGCGAGGCCGCGGCTGCAGCGCGGCCTGGAGCCGCTCCCGCTCTTACCCGGCGGGAGCGCGCCCAGGCGGCCCCTCGCCCGCCCGGCACGCCCTCTCCTCGGGGGCACCGCCCTGGCCCGGGCCGGGAGGGTTCCCGGCACTGCGGCTTTGCCATCAGCGGCGGGGGAAGCTCGCAGCCCGGATGGGTGAGGAGCGGCTGAGCCCCGCGCAGGCCGGGCAGGCGGCAGCGCGGCTCCTCGGCTCCACCTGCTAAACAGGAGCCCGAGAGCGGCTCCTTGCCGCGAGGAAAAGGGAGCCGAGGAGCCGCCTCCGAGCAGCggggcagcccagcagcacagcgtTGCTAGAAGGTACCCGCGCAGCACTTACCAGCGCTAACGCTGACAGGTtgctcaggaagaaaagaggagaaggGCTGTGTTGGGATGTGTGGCCACCCGCtggagaggcagggctggggctcagcgCCCTGTGTGCTTTTTCCCGACGCCCTGGGCCGCCTGCCCTGGGAGCCTGAGCCCAGCGCGATCATCTcgcagccctgcagggaccgCGGCTCAGCGCACGCTGAGTCCGGAACCAGCAGCGATGCTCCTCCAGAGCTTGCTTTGCCCTCTGTAACCCACAAGGCGGGTACTTAAGAAGACTCTTCACATAGTAACCCACCTTGCTGCCCTTTCTAAATCCCCGGGAGACTTGTTACACCCAGCTTGGGTTAGCAGGAGGCAAGAGCCTTGAAATATTAACAGAGTCATAATGAGCATCACTGAGCATCCattgcagcatccctggaaacaCACAGACGCTTTAGGCAGCAAAACAGCATCTAATCTGcacacagaagcagaaaggTCAAAGCATATTCATTATTACAGTAGACAGCAGGTGCAAGTTGCTTTCGAGACTTCAAATATTATGGGGATTTTCCTATATGCAGGTTCAGGATCCCAGCCCT from Motacilla alba alba isolate MOTALB_02 chromosome 11, Motacilla_alba_V1.0_pri, whole genome shotgun sequence includes:
- the CMTR2 gene encoding cap-specific mRNA (nucleoside-2'-O-)-methyltransferase 2, producing MDKCKQPYVNQKTSIEKFSPEILSEIENLFEKKFTYTKPVNDEWKLPDPSNAFTSDHVEFHSLLALKDSMNEVKNQLSDKNLEDWHQHTSFTNKAGKIIPHVKKSVNAELCTQAWCKFHEILCSFSLLPQEALQDGELNSVHLCEAPGAFIASLNHFLKSHHVPCHWNWIANTLNPYHEANDILMMIMDDRLIANTLPWWYFGPDNTGDVMTLRHLTGLQSFVSSMTTVHLVTADGSFDCQGNPGEQEALVSPLHYCETVTALMILGTGGSFVLKMFTLFEHCSINLLFLLNCAFEEVHVFKPATSKAGNSEVYVVCLRYMGRESLHLLLPKMTQNFGSEMVNKALFSQHTLPESFLKTHEECCMFFHKCQVETISENIRLFEHMEEAEQVKLNKLRDCAVEFFMQKFHLKPIGRNNWLVKKSQAGCSMNAKWFGQRNKYFSTYNERKMMETLTWNDKLAKGYLNHWAEEHSLNNAGNVCVLEESFSNLECSFWYILEGRRLPRVKCSPFCDVQVLENLNEAVKELGGGRLKSRSTLQPCHSCEVLPVELILAKVSDLSRCHQEVLNESCSDQFKCLVVGFPTLCDTESQPRMEIKPMDAATLLTFSFSLLYDGEPEYQQQLLECVLHSLAQLAAGDALVLPVLSCLTRFTAGLVFILHRCFRSVAFACPTSREPLRSGAALLCVGYRGLPAPVLEYLQHLSALVSSLLDTDSPQQVLQFVPMETLLQGKLLEFLWDLNTAIAKRQLHLIVQAQQQQMTSDIPLHNSRTA